Proteins co-encoded in one Dyella japonica A8 genomic window:
- a CDS encoding integration host factor subunit beta, with protein sequence MTKSELIEALARRQTHLAFADVELAVKSVIEQMSHALSNGERIEVRGFGSFALHYRPPRMGRNPKTGDAVALPGKHVPHFKPGKELRERVNLNLE encoded by the coding sequence ATGACCAAATCCGAATTGATTGAGGCGCTGGCACGGCGTCAGACCCACCTCGCGTTCGCCGACGTGGAGCTGGCGGTCAAGAGCGTGATCGAGCAGATGAGCCATGCCCTGTCCAATGGCGAGCGCATCGAGGTTCGCGGTTTCGGCAGCTTTGCGCTGCATTACCGTCCGCCGCGCATGGGCCGTAATCCCAAGACGGGCGACGCAGTGGCACTGCCGGGCAAGCATGTCCCGCACTTCAAGCCAGGCAAGGAACTGCGTGAGCGCGTCAACTTGAATCTGGAGTGA
- the carB gene encoding carbamoyl-phosphate synthase large subunit, with protein sequence MAKRTDIKSILIIGAGPIVIGQACEFDYSGAQACKALKEEGYRVILVNSNPATIMTDPETADAVYIEPINWQTVERIIAKERPDAVLPTMGGQTGLNCALDLADNGVLEKYNVELIGASREAIRMAEDRELFRVAMADIGLECPKAEVVRTFEQALLAQAKVGFPTIIRPSFTLGGSGGGIAYNKEEFEEIVKRGLELSPVGEVLVEESVLGWKEFEMEVVRDKADNCIIVCSIENLDPMGVHTGDSITVAPAQTLTDKEYQRLRDASIAVLRKIGVDTGGSNVQFGINAENGRVVVIEMNPRVSRSSALASKATGFPIAKIAAKLAVGYTLDELKNDITGGLTPASFEPTIDYVVTKIPRFAFEKFPSADARLTTQMKSVGEVMAMGRTFHESLQKALRGLEIGKNGLNPTGLDLTSDEGINALKRELREPRPDRVFHLADAFRAGLSLEDVYGLSRVDPWFLAAFEDIVLTEKEVQAQGITAIDALRMRELKRMGFSDARLAELLDTNEAAMRHLRRTLGVRPVYKRVDSCAAEFATTTAYMYSTYEEECEANPTDREKIIVLGGGPNRIGQGIEFDYCCVHAALALREDGFETIMVNCNPETVSTDYDTSDRLYFEPLTLEDVLEIVDLEKPKGVIVQYGGQTPLKLARALEAAGAPVIGTSPDSIDLAEDRERFQQMIEKIGLKQPPNRTARTPDEALASAREIGYPLVVRPSYVLGGRAMEIVYGDADLSRYIREAVQVSNDSPVLLDRFLDHAVEVDVDIIADADGNVLVGGIMEHIEEAGVHSGDSSCSLPPYSLTQEVQDEMRRQVTAMAKELKVVGLMNTQFAIQGDTVYILEVNPRASRTVPFVSKATGVPLAKIAARAMAGRSLIDQGTTKEVIPGYYSVKEAIFPFLKFQNVDPILGPEMRSTGEVMGVGRSFGAAFARGHDAAGIKTPPKGKVFVSVRDADKDRLLPVAREVLEKGFSLVATDGTAKYLAEHGVACERINKVIEGRPHIVDLIKNGEIVYIVNTTEGKAAIADSFSIRREALQQRVTYSTTVAGARALVHSLDYHGDGAVHSLQELHKELKA encoded by the coding sequence ATGGCTAAGCGCACCGATATCAAGAGCATCCTCATCATTGGCGCTGGCCCGATCGTCATCGGCCAGGCCTGTGAGTTCGACTACTCCGGCGCGCAGGCCTGCAAGGCGCTGAAGGAAGAGGGTTACCGCGTCATCCTGGTGAACTCCAACCCCGCCACGATCATGACCGATCCGGAGACGGCCGACGCCGTCTACATCGAGCCGATCAACTGGCAGACGGTGGAGCGCATCATCGCCAAGGAGCGTCCGGACGCCGTGCTGCCCACCATGGGTGGCCAGACCGGCCTCAACTGCGCGCTCGACCTTGCCGACAACGGCGTGCTCGAGAAGTACAACGTCGAGCTGATCGGCGCCTCGCGCGAAGCCATCCGCATGGCCGAAGACCGCGAGTTGTTCCGCGTCGCCATGGCCGATATCGGGCTGGAATGCCCGAAGGCCGAAGTGGTCCGCACCTTCGAGCAGGCGCTGCTGGCGCAGGCGAAGGTGGGCTTCCCCACCATCATCCGCCCGAGCTTCACGCTGGGTGGCTCGGGTGGCGGCATCGCCTACAACAAGGAAGAGTTCGAAGAGATCGTCAAGCGTGGCCTCGAGCTTTCGCCGGTGGGCGAAGTGCTGGTCGAGGAATCCGTGCTCGGCTGGAAGGAGTTCGAGATGGAAGTGGTCCGCGACAAGGCGGACAACTGCATCATCGTGTGCTCCATCGAAAACCTCGACCCGATGGGCGTGCACACCGGCGACTCGATCACTGTCGCGCCGGCGCAGACGCTCACCGACAAGGAATACCAGCGCCTGCGCGATGCCTCCATCGCCGTGCTGCGCAAGATCGGCGTGGACACCGGCGGCTCCAACGTGCAGTTCGGCATCAATGCCGAGAACGGCCGCGTGGTGGTCATCGAGATGAACCCGCGCGTGTCGCGCTCGTCCGCGCTCGCCTCCAAGGCCACCGGTTTCCCGATCGCCAAGATCGCCGCGAAGCTGGCCGTGGGCTACACGCTGGACGAACTGAAGAACGACATCACCGGTGGTCTGACCCCGGCGTCGTTCGAGCCGACCATCGACTACGTCGTTACCAAGATCCCGCGCTTCGCGTTCGAGAAGTTCCCGTCCGCCGACGCCCGCCTCACCACGCAGATGAAGTCCGTGGGTGAAGTGATGGCCATGGGCCGCACCTTCCACGAATCGCTGCAGAAGGCGCTGCGTGGTCTGGAGATCGGCAAGAACGGTTTGAACCCGACGGGCCTGGACCTGACCTCCGACGAAGGCATCAACGCGCTCAAGCGCGAACTGCGCGAGCCGCGTCCGGATCGCGTGTTCCACCTGGCCGATGCGTTCCGCGCCGGCCTGTCGCTGGAAGACGTGTACGGCCTGAGCCGCGTCGATCCCTGGTTCCTCGCCGCGTTTGAAGACATCGTCCTCACCGAGAAGGAAGTCCAGGCGCAGGGCATCACCGCCATCGACGCGCTGCGCATGCGCGAGCTGAAGCGCATGGGCTTCTCCGACGCGCGCCTGGCCGAACTGCTCGACACCAACGAAGCGGCCATGCGTCACCTGCGTCGCACGCTGGGTGTGCGCCCGGTGTACAAGCGCGTGGATTCCTGCGCGGCCGAGTTCGCCACCACCACGGCCTACATGTACTCGACCTACGAGGAAGAGTGCGAAGCCAACCCGACCGACCGCGAGAAGATCATCGTGCTCGGCGGTGGTCCGAACCGCATCGGCCAGGGCATCGAGTTCGACTACTGCTGCGTGCATGCAGCACTCGCGTTGCGCGAGGATGGCTTCGAAACCATCATGGTCAACTGCAACCCGGAAACCGTTTCCACCGACTACGACACCTCCGATCGCCTGTACTTCGAGCCGCTGACGCTGGAAGACGTGCTGGAAATCGTGGATCTGGAAAAGCCCAAGGGCGTGATCGTGCAGTACGGCGGCCAGACGCCGCTCAAGCTTGCGCGTGCGCTTGAAGCCGCGGGTGCGCCGGTGATCGGCACCTCGCCGGACAGCATTGACCTCGCCGAAGACCGCGAGCGCTTCCAGCAGATGATCGAGAAGATCGGCCTGAAGCAGCCGCCGAACCGGACCGCGCGTACGCCGGATGAGGCGCTGGCCTCGGCCCGCGAGATCGGTTATCCGCTGGTGGTCCGCCCGAGTTACGTGCTGGGCGGCCGTGCGATGGAAATCGTCTACGGCGATGCCGATCTCTCGCGCTACATCCGCGAAGCCGTGCAGGTGTCGAACGATTCGCCGGTGCTGCTGGATCGCTTCCTTGACCATGCGGTCGAAGTGGACGTGGACATCATCGCTGACGCCGACGGCAACGTGCTGGTTGGCGGCATCATGGAGCACATCGAAGAGGCTGGTGTCCACTCGGGCGACTCCTCCTGCTCGCTGCCGCCGTACTCGCTGACGCAGGAGGTGCAGGATGAAATGCGCCGCCAAGTCACCGCGATGGCGAAGGAGCTGAAGGTCGTCGGCCTGATGAACACCCAGTTCGCCATCCAGGGCGACACGGTGTACATCCTCGAAGTGAATCCGCGCGCCTCGCGCACGGTGCCGTTCGTTTCCAAGGCCACCGGTGTGCCGCTCGCCAAGATCGCCGCGCGCGCGATGGCCGGCCGTTCGCTGATCGACCAGGGCACGACCAAGGAAGTGATCCCGGGCTACTACTCGGTGAAGGAAGCGATCTTCCCGTTCCTGAAGTTCCAGAACGTGGACCCGATCCTCGGCCCCGAAATGCGCTCCACTGGCGAGGTGATGGGCGTGGGCCGCAGCTTCGGCGCCGCCTTTGCGCGTGGCCACGACGCTGCCGGCATCAAGACGCCGCCGAAGGGCAAGGTGTTCGTGTCGGTGCGTGATGCCGACAAGGATCGCCTGCTGCCCGTCGCCCGCGAAGTGCTGGAGAAGGGCTTCAGCCTGGTCGCCACCGATGGCACGGCGAAGTACCTGGCCGAGCATGGCGTGGCCTGCGAGCGCATCAACAAGGTGATCGAGGGCCGTCCGCACATCGTCGACCTGATCAAGAACGGCGAGATCGTCTATATCGTCAACACGACGGAAGGCAAGGCGGCCATCGCCGACTCGTTCTCGATCCGGCGCGAGGCGCTGCAGCAGCGCGTCACGTACTCCACCACGGTGGCCGGCGCCCGCGCGCTGGTGCATTCGCTGGACTACCACGGTGACGGTGCGGTGCACAGCCTGCAGGAACTGCACAAGGAGCTGAAGGCATGA
- a CDS encoding LysR family transcriptional regulator, producing MFDFRQLRYFVTVAEELSFTRAAQRLYISQPPLSQQIQALENDLGVRLLERNKRNVSLTEPGKLFLEQARQILDKAEEARAQMADAATGFSGKLRLAYTVSVTFHPALPQTLLRYRSFAPQVRLMLCEMYTEQQYAALVAGELDVGFVRDEPEHPGMARQLRLDVIDREPLLLALPANHPLAGRDSIWLREVAMEAFIVQPRELAATLYDRLAQIAAKANFHPLIRQHAQQINGLLVLVAAGMGLALVPASMRSVNLPGVKYLELEDPDAYMLLALASRIDDPNPVVRRFLSAMTEPE from the coding sequence ATGTTCGACTTCCGTCAGCTTCGTTACTTTGTAACGGTCGCCGAGGAGCTCAGCTTCACGCGGGCGGCCCAGCGCCTGTACATCTCCCAGCCTCCACTTTCCCAGCAGATTCAAGCCCTTGAGAATGACCTCGGGGTCCGTTTGCTGGAGCGGAACAAGCGCAACGTCTCGCTGACCGAACCCGGCAAGCTGTTCCTTGAGCAAGCGCGCCAGATTCTGGACAAGGCCGAGGAGGCCCGGGCCCAGATGGCTGATGCAGCCACCGGCTTCAGCGGCAAGCTGCGCCTGGCCTACACGGTGTCGGTCACCTTCCACCCCGCCCTGCCCCAGACCCTGCTGCGCTACCGCAGCTTCGCGCCGCAGGTGCGCCTGATGCTCTGCGAGATGTACACCGAGCAGCAGTACGCCGCCCTGGTCGCTGGCGAACTCGACGTCGGTTTCGTCCGTGACGAGCCGGAGCATCCCGGTATGGCGAGGCAACTGCGGTTGGACGTGATCGATCGCGAACCCCTGCTGCTCGCCCTGCCCGCCAATCACCCCCTGGCTGGCCGAGACAGCATCTGGTTGCGCGAGGTGGCCATGGAGGCCTTCATCGTGCAGCCGCGCGAACTGGCAGCCACCCTGTACGACCGCCTGGCGCAGATCGCGGCCAAGGCCAACTTTCACCCCCTGATCCGCCAGCACGCCCAGCAGATCAACGGCCTGCTGGTGCTCGTGGCCGCGGGCATGGGGTTGGCGCTGGTGCCGGCGTCCATGCGCTCCGTGAACCTGCCCGGCGTGAAGTATCTTGAGCTGGAAGATCCGGACGCCTATATGCTGCTGGCGCTGGCCAGCCGTATCGACGACCCCAATCCGGTGGTCCGCCGCTTCCTGAGCGCCATGACCGAGCCTGAATGA
- a CDS encoding NADPH-dependent 2,4-dienoyl-CoA reductase — protein sequence MNFPHLFSPLDLGHTTLPNRILMGSMHTGLEDKSSDYDKLAAYFAERARGGVGLMVTGGIAPSVQGWLKPFGGRLSMPWHVARHRKLTRAVHAEGGKLCMQILHAGRYGYHPLSVAPSKIKSPITPFTPRALSSGGVERTIRDFVRCAKLAQDAGYDGVEVMGSEGYLINQFLTARTNQRNDVWGGDAAKRMRFPVEIVRRTREAVGRDFIIIYRLSMLDLVENGQDWSEIVALGKAIEAAGASIINTGIGWHEARIPTIVTSVPRAGFAWVTKKLKGEVSIPLITTNRINMPDVAEQLLAAGEADMVSIARPLLADPEWANKARAGRSERINTCIACNQACLDHVFKNQRASCLLNPRACHETELRIEPTKARKKIAVVGAGPAGLACASTLAERGHAVTLIDQASEIGGQFNYAKRIPGKEEFHETLRYFRHRLDDAGVTVKLGQAAHVSTLASDGHDEVVVATGITPRRVHFPGSDDPRVLSYLDVLAHGKPVGQRVAIIGAGGIGFDVAEFLVEHQPSATLDVSRWTREWGVDMQLASRGGLAPAAPEAPSRQVWLLQRSEGRPGARLNKTTGWVHRATLKAKRVSMLGGVSYERFDDEGLHITVDGQSQVLPVDNVIICAGQEPNRGLADALTAAGIKTHIIGGADVAAELDAKRAIDQGTRLAATL from the coding sequence ATGAACTTCCCGCATCTGTTCTCCCCGCTCGACCTGGGGCACACCACCCTGCCCAACCGCATCCTGATGGGCTCGATGCACACGGGCCTGGAGGACAAGTCCAGCGACTACGACAAGCTCGCGGCCTACTTTGCGGAGCGCGCACGCGGCGGCGTCGGCCTGATGGTCACGGGCGGTATCGCGCCCAGCGTCCAGGGCTGGCTGAAGCCCTTCGGCGGGCGGCTCTCCATGCCCTGGCACGTGGCGCGCCACCGCAAGCTCACGCGCGCCGTGCATGCCGAGGGCGGCAAGCTGTGTATGCAGATCCTGCACGCAGGACGCTACGGCTATCACCCCCTGTCGGTGGCACCGTCGAAGATCAAGTCACCGATCACCCCATTCACGCCGCGCGCGCTTTCCTCGGGCGGCGTCGAGCGCACCATCCGTGACTTCGTGCGCTGCGCGAAACTGGCGCAGGACGCCGGTTACGACGGCGTCGAAGTGATGGGTTCGGAAGGCTATCTGATCAACCAGTTCCTTACCGCGCGCACCAACCAGCGCAACGACGTGTGGGGTGGCGATGCCGCGAAGCGCATGCGCTTTCCCGTGGAAATCGTGCGGCGCACGCGCGAAGCGGTGGGCCGCGACTTCATCATCATCTATCGCCTGTCGATGCTCGATCTGGTGGAAAACGGCCAGGACTGGAGCGAGATCGTCGCGCTGGGCAAGGCCATCGAGGCCGCCGGCGCCAGCATCATCAACACCGGCATCGGCTGGCATGAGGCACGCATTCCCACCATCGTGACCAGCGTGCCGCGGGCGGGCTTCGCTTGGGTCACCAAGAAGCTCAAGGGCGAGGTGTCGATCCCGCTGATCACCACCAACCGCATCAACATGCCGGATGTGGCCGAACAGCTGCTTGCCGCAGGCGAAGCCGACATGGTGTCGATTGCGCGCCCCTTGTTGGCCGATCCGGAATGGGCCAACAAGGCCAGGGCGGGACGCAGCGAGCGCATCAACACCTGCATTGCCTGCAACCAGGCCTGCCTGGACCACGTATTCAAGAACCAGCGCGCGAGTTGCCTGCTCAATCCACGCGCCTGCCACGAAACCGAACTGCGCATCGAACCCACCAAGGCTCGCAAGAAGATCGCCGTGGTCGGTGCCGGCCCCGCCGGCCTCGCGTGCGCCAGCACGCTGGCCGAACGCGGCCACGCCGTGACGCTGATCGACCAGGCTAGCGAGATCGGCGGCCAGTTCAACTACGCCAAGCGCATCCCGGGCAAGGAAGAATTCCACGAGACACTGCGCTATTTCCGCCACCGCCTGGACGACGCCGGCGTGACGGTGAAGCTGGGTCAGGCAGCCCATGTCTCCACCCTCGCCAGCGATGGCCACGACGAAGTCGTCGTCGCCACCGGCATCACGCCCCGCCGCGTGCACTTCCCCGGCAGCGATGACCCGCGCGTACTGAGCTACCTCGACGTGTTGGCGCACGGCAAGCCGGTAGGCCAGCGCGTGGCCATCATCGGTGCCGGTGGCATCGGCTTCGACGTGGCGGAATTCCTGGTCGAGCACCAGCCTTCGGCCACGCTGGATGTATCCCGCTGGACGCGCGAATGGGGCGTGGACATGCAGCTGGCATCGCGTGGCGGCCTGGCCCCGGCTGCGCCGGAGGCCCCTTCGCGGCAGGTGTGGTTGCTGCAGCGTTCCGAAGGCCGCCCCGGTGCCCGCCTGAACAAGACCACGGGCTGGGTGCATCGCGCCACGCTCAAGGCCAAGCGCGTCAGCATGCTCGGCGGGGTGAGCTATGAACGCTTCGACGATGAAGGGCTGCACATCACGGTCGATGGCCAGTCGCAGGTGCTGCCGGTGGACAACGTGATCATCTGCGCCGGCCAGGAGCCGAACCGTGGACTGGCCGATGCGCTCACCGCCGCCGGCATCAAGACCCACATCATCGGTGGCGCGGACGTGGCCGCCGAGCTGGACGCCAAGCGAGCCATCGACCAGGGGACCCGGCTGGCCGCTACCCTCTGA
- a CDS encoding acyl-CoA-binding protein — MTDLRREFEQAAEDIQQLGQRPDNDTLLKLYALYKQGSEGDVHGEQPGFFDFVGTAKYEAWAHLRGVSEDEAMHRYIELVQDLLG, encoded by the coding sequence ATGACCGATCTGCGTCGCGAATTCGAACAGGCCGCCGAAGACATCCAGCAGCTTGGCCAGCGACCGGACAACGACACCCTGCTCAAGCTCTACGCCCTTTACAAACAGGGCTCCGAGGGCGACGTCCACGGCGAACAGCCGGGCTTTTTCGACTTCGTCGGCACGGCCAAGTACGAGGCGTGGGCGCATCTGCGCGGCGTGTCCGAGGACGAGGCCATGCATCGCTATATCGAACTCGTGCAGGATTTGCTGGGCTGA
- the ykgO gene encoding type B 50S ribosomal protein L36: MKVLSSLKSAKARHRDCKVVRRRGKVFVICKSNPRFKARQR, from the coding sequence GTGAAGGTGCTTTCCTCTTTGAAGTCCGCCAAGGCGCGGCACCGTGACTGCAAGGTTGTGCGTCGTCGCGGCAAGGTGTTCGTGATCTGCAAGAGCAACCCGCGTTTCAAGGCTCGTCAGCGCTAA
- the cmk gene encoding (d)CMP kinase encodes MTSSPSVPVLTIDGPSGSGKGTISRMVAEKLGWRLLDSGALYRAVGYAAGMEGLDLSDVDAMTRCAQTTKIRFQAATDGNDTHVLVNGHDATDELRTETAGAAASAIASIPSVRQALVDMQLAFRKAPGLVADGRDMGTVIFPDAPFKVFLTASAAERAKRRYKQLKEKGLSVTLATLQHEIEARDARDASRTVAPLKPAADAVFIDTTGMGIGDVVAKVLAVVQS; translated from the coding sequence ATGACCTCGTCCCCATCCGTCCCTGTACTAACCATCGACGGACCCTCGGGGTCGGGCAAGGGCACCATCAGTCGCATGGTGGCTGAGAAGCTGGGCTGGCGACTGCTGGATTCGGGTGCCCTTTACCGCGCGGTGGGCTATGCGGCCGGCATGGAAGGGCTGGATCTGTCCGATGTGGACGCCATGACCCGCTGCGCCCAGACCACCAAGATCCGCTTCCAGGCGGCCACCGACGGCAACGACACCCATGTGCTGGTGAACGGCCATGACGCCACGGACGAACTGCGTACGGAAACGGCCGGTGCCGCGGCCTCCGCGATTGCCTCGATTCCCTCGGTACGTCAAGCACTTGTGGATATGCAGCTGGCTTTCCGCAAGGCGCCCGGCCTGGTCGCCGACGGTCGGGATATGGGCACGGTGATCTTCCCCGATGCCCCGTTCAAGGTATTCCTTACGGCCAGCGCTGCCGAAAGGGCGAAAAGGCGCTATAAGCAGTTGAAGGAAAAGGGGCTGAGCGTTACACTTGCTACCCTTCAGCACGAGATCGAAGCGCGCGACGCCCGTGATGCCTCACGGACTGTTGCGCCGCTCAAGCCGGCCGCGGATGCGGTTTTCATCGATACCACCGGCATGGGCATCGGCGATGTCGTCGCGAAAGTATTGGCTGTCGTGCAGTCCTGA
- the rpsA gene encoding 30S ribosomal protein S1, with protein sequence MTESFAELFEQSQQAISKLKPGAIVTGIVVEIRNDVVVINAGLKSEGIVPIEQFKDESGELEVQVGDEVKVALDALEDGFGETKLSREKAKRSMVWDDLEQAFDKEETITGKISGKVKGGFTVDIKDVRAFLPGSLVDVRPVRDPVYLEGKDLEFKIIKLDRKRNNVVVSRRAVVETEFSEEREKLLERLTEGAVVKGTVKNLTDYGAFVDLGGIDGLLHITDMAWKRVRHPSEVVNVGDELDVRVLKYDRERNRVSLGLKQLGDDPWVAIARRYPVGSRLFGKVSNVTDYGCFVEIEPGVEGLVHVSEMDWTNKNVNPAKVVQVGDETEVMVLDVDEERRRISLGIKQTRSNPWEAFAAMHKKGDKVSGQIKSITDFGIFIGLDGGIDGLVHLSDISWQASGEDLVRNFKKGDEIEAVVLAVDPERERISLGIKQMEQDPFGQFMATNPRGTIVNGVVKEVDAKGAVIDLGEGVEGYLRANDIAKERIDDATQHLKVGDKVEAKFTGMDRKGRQLQLSIRAKDEEELHDAMAEYSNASGGTTKLGALLKEQLNKAD encoded by the coding sequence ATGACTGAAAGTTTTGCCGAGCTGTTTGAACAGAGCCAACAGGCTATCTCCAAGCTGAAGCCGGGCGCGATCGTCACCGGTATCGTTGTGGAAATCCGCAACGATGTCGTCGTGATCAACGCTGGCCTGAAGAGCGAAGGCATCGTCCCGATCGAGCAGTTCAAGGACGAGAGCGGAGAGCTGGAAGTGCAGGTCGGCGACGAGGTGAAGGTTGCCCTCGACGCCCTGGAAGACGGCTTCGGCGAGACCAAGCTCTCCCGTGAGAAGGCCAAGCGTTCCATGGTGTGGGACGACCTCGAGCAGGCCTTCGACAAGGAAGAGACCATCACCGGCAAGATCTCCGGCAAGGTCAAGGGCGGCTTCACCGTCGACATCAAGGACGTCCGCGCATTCCTGCCGGGCTCGCTGGTCGACGTGCGTCCGGTCCGCGATCCGGTCTACCTGGAAGGCAAGGACCTCGAGTTCAAGATCATCAAGCTCGACCGCAAGCGCAACAACGTTGTGGTCAGCCGCCGCGCCGTCGTCGAGACCGAGTTCTCCGAGGAGCGCGAGAAGCTGCTGGAGCGCCTGACCGAAGGCGCAGTGGTCAAGGGCACGGTCAAGAACCTCACCGACTACGGCGCGTTCGTGGATCTGGGCGGCATCGACGGCCTGCTGCACATCACCGACATGGCATGGAAGCGCGTGCGTCATCCGTCCGAAGTCGTCAACGTCGGCGACGAGCTGGACGTCCGCGTGCTGAAGTACGACCGCGAGCGCAACCGCGTGTCGCTGGGCCTCAAGCAGCTGGGTGACGATCCGTGGGTCGCCATCGCCCGCCGCTACCCGGTCGGCAGCCGCCTGTTCGGCAAGGTCTCCAACGTCACCGATTACGGCTGCTTCGTTGAGATCGAGCCGGGCGTGGAAGGCCTGGTCCACGTGTCCGAAATGGACTGGACCAACAAGAACGTCAACCCGGCCAAGGTCGTGCAGGTCGGCGACGAGACCGAAGTGATGGTGCTGGACGTGGATGAAGAGCGTCGCCGCATCTCGCTGGGTATCAAGCAGACCCGCTCGAACCCGTGGGAAGCTTTCGCCGCCATGCACAAGAAGGGCGACAAGGTGTCCGGTCAGATCAAGTCGATCACCGACTTTGGCATCTTCATCGGCCTGGACGGCGGCATCGACGGTCTGGTCCACCTGTCCGACATCTCCTGGCAGGCTTCCGGCGAAGACCTCGTTCGCAACTTCAAGAAGGGCGACGAGATCGAAGCCGTGGTGCTGGCCGTGGATCCGGAGCGCGAGCGCATCTCCCTCGGCATCAAGCAGATGGAGCAGGATCCGTTCGGTCAGTTCATGGCCACCAACCCGCGCGGCACCATCGTCAACGGTGTCGTGAAGGAAGTGGACGCCAAGGGCGCCGTGATCGATCTGGGCGAGGGCGTCGAGGGTTACCTGCGCGCCAACGACATCGCCAAGGAGCGCATCGACGATGCCACGCAGCATCTGAAGGTGGGCGACAAGGTCGAAGCCAAGTTCACCGGCATGGACCGTAAGGGCCGCCAGCTGCAGCTGTCGATCCGCGCGAAGGACGAAGAAGAACTGCACGATGCCATGGCCGAGTACTCGAACGCCTCCGGCGGCACGACGAAGCTCGGTGCGCTGCTCAAGGAGCAGCTCAACAAGGCTGACTAA
- the greA gene encoding transcription elongation factor GreA, producing the protein MSRAPITKSGSERLRGELEKLKSSDRPHIIAAIAEARAHGDLKENAEYHAAREQQSFIEGRIAALEALLSTAEVIDVSRLAAGSRVVFGATVDLEDEDSGEAVTYQIVGDLEADIKMRLIAVSSPIARALIGKSEGDSFEFSAPNGVKRYEITGVRYA; encoded by the coding sequence ATGAGTCGTGCTCCCATTACCAAGTCGGGCTCGGAGCGTCTTCGCGGTGAGCTGGAAAAGCTGAAGTCCTCGGATCGGCCGCACATTATCGCGGCCATTGCCGAAGCACGTGCCCACGGTGATCTCAAGGAGAACGCGGAGTACCACGCCGCGCGTGAGCAGCAGAGCTTCATCGAGGGCCGCATCGCGGCCCTGGAAGCCTTGCTGTCCACGGCCGAAGTGATCGACGTCAGCCGCCTGGCTGCCGGCTCCCGCGTGGTGTTCGGTGCCACGGTGGATCTGGAAGACGAGGACAGTGGCGAAGCCGTGACCTACCAGATCGTTGGCGACCTGGAAGCGGACATCAAGATGCGCCTTATCGCCGTGTCTTCGCCGATCGCGCGTGCGTTGATCGGCAAGAGCGAGGGTGACAGCTTCGAGTTCAGCGCGCCCAATGGCGTGAAGCGTTACGAGATCACGGGCGTGCGCTACGCCTGA
- a CDS encoding lipopolysaccharide assembly protein LapA domain-containing protein, with translation MRLIVTLVLLLFVAVGIVLGALNADLVAYDLGFVHFSLPKGAALLVALVIGWLLGGLTAWLGVSARQQRLRRKAAGKAGGKAKTSPAGA, from the coding sequence ATGCGCCTGATCGTTACGCTGGTTCTCCTGCTCTTTGTCGCCGTGGGCATTGTCCTCGGTGCGCTGAATGCCGACCTGGTCGCCTATGACCTGGGCTTTGTGCATTTTTCGCTGCCCAAGGGGGCGGCTCTCCTGGTGGCGCTGGTGATCGGCTGGTTGCTCGGCGGGCTCACCGCATGGCTGGGTGTCAGCGCCAGGCAGCAGCGCCTGCGTCGCAAAGCCGCCGGAAAGGCCGGCGGCAAGGCCAAAACGTCTCCGGCTGGTGCATGA